From the genome of Virgibacillus siamensis, one region includes:
- the cysK gene encoding cysteine synthase A, with product MRVAENITGLIGETPIVKLNGYADEGSADVYLKLEAMNPGSSVKDRIALAMIEAAEKEGALKAGDTIIEPTSGNTGIGLAMVAAAKGYKAVLVMPDTMSKERRNLLRAYGAELVLTPGSDGMNGAIKKAEELKDANGYFMPQQFNNEANPEVHARTTGNEIVKQMSDGLDGFVSGIGTGGTVTGAGKVLKENFKDIKVYAVEPEDSAILSGGSPGPHKIQGLGAGFVPKVLDTDVYDEVIRISNDESFEATREAAKLDGILGGISSGAAIAAAKKVAKKLGKGKKVLAVLPDNGERYLSTPLFQQDEQ from the coding sequence ATGCGGGTTGCTGAAAATATTACTGGTCTGATTGGGGAAACCCCTATTGTGAAATTGAACGGTTATGCTGATGAAGGCAGTGCAGATGTTTATTTGAAGTTGGAAGCGATGAATCCTGGAAGTTCGGTTAAAGACAGAATTGCATTGGCAATGATTGAGGCTGCTGAAAAAGAAGGTGCCCTTAAAGCCGGAGATACCATTATTGAACCAACCAGCGGAAATACCGGCATTGGCCTGGCAATGGTTGCAGCGGCAAAAGGTTACAAAGCTGTTTTGGTAATGCCTGATACGATGAGTAAAGAACGCCGTAATCTGCTTCGTGCTTATGGTGCTGAACTTGTACTAACACCAGGTTCTGATGGCATGAATGGAGCAATTAAAAAGGCGGAAGAACTGAAAGATGCTAACGGTTATTTTATGCCGCAGCAATTTAATAATGAGGCAAATCCGGAAGTACATGCCCGGACAACAGGTAATGAAATTGTGAAGCAGATGAGCGACGGTCTGGACGGATTTGTTTCCGGAATAGGTACGGGCGGCACAGTTACCGGTGCCGGAAAAGTATTGAAGGAAAACTTTAAGGATATTAAAGTGTATGCAGTTGAGCCGGAGGATTCGGCAATTCTTTCCGGGGGCTCTCCAGGCCCGCACAAAATTCAGGGTCTTGGTGCCGGTTTTGTACCGAAAGTGCTTGATACGGACGTTTATGATGAGGTAATCCGGATTTCCAATGATGAAAGTTTTGAAGCTACACGCGAAGCTGCCAAGCTCGATGGAATCCTTGGCGGTATTTCATCCGGGGCTGCAATAGCAGCAGCCAAAAAAGTAGCCAAAAAACTCGGCAAAGGTAAAAAAGTGCTGGCTGTTCTTCCGGATAACGGGGAGCGTTACCTTTCCACTCCATTGTTTCAACAAGACGAACAATAA
- the folP gene encoding dihydropteroate synthase: MKLLTDSKTYDLMERTYIMGILNVTPDSFSDGGNYTEIDQAVNHAVAMERAGAHIIDIGGESTRPNHDPVSEEDEIARLVPIIRKVKENVHVPISVDTYKAETARQAIKAGAEIINDIWGAKKEPAITKVAAEYNVPIILMHNRTNKDYTSIIDDMKKDLRESIAIAKDAGVREENIILDPGVGFAKTAEDNLVVMNHLDKFQELGFPILLGTSRKTFIGKILNVPPVERDNGTGATTCLGISKGAQIIRVHNVELHVELAKMMDAMLGKKGAVSIG, from the coding sequence ATGAAGCTGCTGACAGATTCGAAGACATATGATTTGATGGAACGAACATATATTATGGGTATTTTGAATGTGACACCCGATTCATTTTCTGATGGTGGTAATTATACTGAAATCGATCAGGCGGTGAATCATGCTGTTGCTATGGAACGTGCGGGTGCTCATATTATTGATATTGGCGGGGAGTCAACGCGCCCTAACCATGATCCGGTATCGGAGGAAGATGAAATTGCACGGCTTGTACCTATTATCCGCAAAGTAAAGGAAAATGTGCATGTACCTATTTCAGTGGATACGTATAAAGCGGAAACTGCAAGACAAGCTATCAAGGCCGGTGCTGAAATTATTAATGATATATGGGGGGCAAAGAAAGAGCCTGCCATTACCAAAGTTGCAGCAGAATATAATGTACCTATTATTTTAATGCATAATCGTACAAATAAAGATTACACGTCAATCATTGATGATATGAAGAAGGATTTAAGGGAGAGCATTGCGATTGCCAAAGATGCGGGCGTGCGTGAAGAAAATATCATTCTTGATCCGGGCGTTGGATTTGCTAAAACAGCGGAAGATAATCTTGTCGTAATGAATCATCTCGATAAATTTCAAGAACTTGGTTTCCCGATTCTTTTAGGTACTTCGCGAAAGACATTTATCGGCAAAATCCTTAATGTTCCTCCCGTTGAACGTGATAATGGGACAGGGGCAACTACTTGTCTCGGTATTTCCAAAGGAGCGCAAATTATCCGGGTTCATAATGTGGAACTGCATGTCGAATTGGCAAAAATGATGGATGCCATGCTTGGAAAGAAAGGGGCGGTTTCCATTGGATAA
- the folB gene encoding dihydroneopterin aldolase, giving the protein MDKIMLNQMEFYGFHGLYPEENKLGQRFYVNTELMLDLTKSATTDDMKDSIDYGEVYECVKGVVEGSPKNLIEAVAEDISVELFQRFTQLQACTIRVIKPDPPIPGHYQSVGVEIFRERKQ; this is encoded by the coding sequence TTGGATAAAATAATGCTTAATCAAATGGAGTTTTACGGGTTTCACGGGCTTTATCCGGAAGAAAATAAGCTCGGCCAGCGTTTTTATGTAAATACCGAACTTATGCTTGATTTAACAAAATCAGCCACAACTGATGATATGAAAGATTCCATTGATTATGGGGAAGTATATGAATGTGTCAAAGGTGTAGTGGAAGGGTCTCCCAAAAATTTGATTGAAGCAGTTGCAGAGGACATTTCCGTTGAACTTTTCCAGCGGTTTACACAGCTGCAGGCGTGTACAATCAGGGTGATAAAACCGGACCCTCCGATACCTGGTCATTATCAGTCTGTAGGGGTTGAAATATTTCGGGAGCGCAAGCAATGA